The following are encoded together in the Salvia hispanica cultivar TCC Black 2014 chromosome 6, UniMelb_Shisp_WGS_1.0, whole genome shotgun sequence genome:
- the LOC125195868 gene encoding 40S ribosomal protein S2-4-like, whose protein sequence is MAERGGDRGGFGRGFGGRGRGGDRGGRGRGRRPRREAEEEKWVPCTKLGRLVRDGKIKSLEQIYLHSLPIKEYQIIDLLVGPSLKDEVMKIMPVQKQTRAGQRTRFKAFVVVGDSNGHVGLGVKCSKEVATAIRGAIILAKLSVIPVRRGYWGNKIGKVHTVPCKVTGKCGSVTVRMVPAPRGSGIVAARVPKKVLQFAGIDDVFTSSRGSTKTLGNFVKATFDCLLKTYGFLTPDFWRETRFTKSPFQEYTDLLAKPTAKIVHVVDDVEA, encoded by the exons ATGGCGGAAAGAGGCGGAGACAGGGGTGGTTTCGGGCGAGGATTCGGCGGTCGTGGACGTGGAGGAGACAGGGGCGGTCGTGGACGCGGCCGGCGCCCTCGCCGTGAGGCAGAAGAGGAGAAGTGGGTGCCGTGCACCAAATTGGGGCGATTGGTTCGCGACGGGAAGATCAAATCTCTGGAGCAGATCTACCTCCACTCCCTCCCAATCAAGGAGTACCAAATCATCGACCTCCTGGTGGGGCCGTCGCTCAAGGACGAGGTGATGAAAATCATGCCGGTGCAGAAGCAGACGCGCGCCGGGCAGAGGACCAGGTTCAAGGCCTTCGTGGTGGTCGGGGATAGCAACGGCCACGTCGGATTGGGAGTCAAGTGCTCGAAGGAGGTGGCCACCGCCATCCGCGGCGCCATTATTTTGGCGAAGCTGTCTGTGATTCCGGTGAGGAGGGGATACTGGGGGAATAAGATCGGGAAGGTCCACACCGTGCCCTGCAAGGTCACCGGGAAGTGTGGCTCCGTGACTGTGAGGATGGTGCCTGCTCCCCGTGGATCTGGTATTGTGGCTGCGCGTGTGCCGAAGAAGGTGCTTCAATTCGCTGGAATTGATGATGTGTTTACTTCTTCCCGTGGATCCACCAAAACCCTTGGAAACTTTGTCAAG GCAACTTTTGATTGTCTGCTGAAGACATATGGGTTCTTGACACCGGACTTCTGGAGGGAGACTAGATTCACCAAGTCTCCATTCCAAGAGTACACTGATCTTTTGGCTAAGCCCACAGCCAAGATTGTCCATGTTGTGGATGACGTTGAAGCTTGA